CTCTGATAAGAACACAAGGTGGACATTAAGGTGGAATCCAAGCCGACATTGAAGATCTTTAGGATAGCGAATGGAGCACATTTTGGTCCAAGATTGTGTAGCTCCATAGTCAGTCATAATCCAGACATCTAGGTCGGGAATATGAAGCCAAAAGAAAGCAAGGCGTCCTTCCCCTAAAACTCCTATACTCCATCTCAAAGCATTCGACTTTCCCTTATAATTTTCTGGAAGTTCTATCTCCCCATAAGTCTCGTCAGCCAAATCAAAACTAACAATCTTGTATGAAGGATAGTCATCTTCCTCCTCGTGATAAAAGGTTCCGCTCCAGTGGAGCTTCCCATCAACAACATATCCCCCTTGAAATGGCCGAAagctatattttttgaaaacctCTTTCGTCTTCCAGGAATTAGTCCTTTGACTACAAATTTCAACAACTTGATCCTCAGCAATTTTCTCAGGTGAGTGGACGCGCAAAAATGCGATAAATTTGTAATCATCATGCAACTCATCATACCCGAACCCACATGCTGCAACATCAGATTTCtcaaaatcaaaaccaaa
This region of Coffea arabica cultivar ET-39 chromosome 3c, Coffea Arabica ET-39 HiFi, whole genome shotgun sequence genomic DNA includes:
- the LOC113735464 gene encoding F-box/kelch-repeat protein At3g23880-like; the encoded protein is MTEATKIQHPAKKSIDIVGSCNGLVCIAMEHIFNPFASDSIRDLCLFLWNPSIRKYRKLPQCSFGFDFEKSDVAACGFGYDELHDDYKFIAFLRVHSPEKIAEDQVVEICSQRTNSWKTKEVFKKYSFRPFQGGYVVDGKLHWSGTFYHEEEDDYPSYKIVSFDLADETYGEIELPENYKGKSNALRWSIGVLGEGRLAFFWLHIPDLDVWIMTDYGATQSWTKMCSIRYPKDLQCRLGFHLNVHLVFLSERGELLLKVKSLLLLYNLEDGAYKILKVRSKLRGIRGLLKVDVYYESLALLDAHDG